In one Agathobacter rectalis ATCC 33656 genomic region, the following are encoded:
- a CDS encoding Cof-type HAD-IIB family hydrolase has translation MIKLIATDIDGTLVKDGSLLIDPEYMSVIDRLIDKGIIFVVCSGRQFSSEFKLFAPIKHKLLYITDGGTVVRTPKEILKTYPMDEDIWKGMCRMVRDELPACDYFAATPDFCFAEDGGSPIFHLLRDSYGFEMREVDDITRLDRNDIIKFTVFHPDKCEELCTPVFIPAWNKKAHLAAAGKEWVDCNAKGVSKWTALSYLIDRFDLLPDEVCCFGDNLNDIEMLQNAGISYAVSNARQEVIAAAKHTCAPYWENGVLSVLKSFL, from the coding sequence ATGATAAAACTAATAGCAACAGATATAGACGGAACACTTGTAAAGGACGGCTCACTGCTCATAGATCCTGAGTACATGTCTGTCATCGACAGGCTCATAGACAAAGGAATAATATTTGTAGTCTGTTCCGGCAGACAGTTTTCAAGCGAATTTAAGCTGTTTGCTCCGATAAAGCACAAGCTTTTGTATATAACAGACGGAGGAACAGTCGTGCGCACTCCAAAGGAAATCCTAAAAACCTATCCTATGGACGAGGATATATGGAAGGGCATGTGCCGGATGGTCCGCGATGAGCTGCCTGCATGCGATTACTTTGCTGCTACTCCTGATTTCTGCTTTGCAGAGGATGGTGGCAGCCCAATCTTTCATCTGCTTCGTGATTCATACGGCTTTGAGATGCGTGAGGTTGATGACATCACAAGGCTTGACAGAAATGACATCATCAAATTCACTGTCTTTCATCCCGACAAGTGCGAAGAGCTGTGTACACCGGTTTTCATTCCGGCATGGAATAAAAAAGCTCACCTGGCAGCCGCCGGAAAGGAATGGGTAGACTGCAACGCAAAGGGTGTCAGCAAATGGACTGCACTCTCATACCTAATAGACAGATTCGACCTGCTTCCTGACGAAGTATGCTGTTTTGGTGACAATCTGAATGATATTGAGATGCTTCAAAATGCCGGTATAAGCTACGCCGTGTCAAATGCCCGCCAGGAAGTTATCGCAGCCGCAAAACACACCTGTGCGCCTTACTGGGAAAACGGAGTACTTAGTGTTTTAAAGTCCTTTTTATAA
- a CDS encoding alanine/glycine:cation symporter family protein has product MIVALIEKVYSFLWGDLIHIPLPGGGSVGISLLIILLIPTGIYFTVRTRLLPIRMFPDMIKALTGKKENKDSLSTFQTLIVSTATRVGMGNLVGVVAAISVGGAGAVFWMWITAIIGSSTAFVEATLAQLHKEPDPLYSGYRGGPAYYIHHYFEDKSGKKKKHVIIAVLFAISGLICWCGISQVISNSVTSSFENAFGVPPIYTTIILVAVAAVIVLRKNATVKVLDIVVPIMAVCYFAITIFIIIKNIGMMPSVFSRIFEEAFGIRQVAAGGFGAVLMNGVKRGLFSNEAGSGSAPCAAAAAECDTPVKAGLTQALGVFIDTIVICSCTAMIMLTAPENIVAGKEGMDLLQSAMRYHLGDFGVIFIAVTLFLFSFSTFLGILFYARSNVAYLFGDNWISQTMYKVLALVMLFVGGIAAYTFVWDLGDVGIGLMTIFNTGILYLMGGQAIKELRVFEESNKAQSNSQCSQQGDNVTQ; this is encoded by the coding sequence ATGATAGTAGCACTTATTGAAAAAGTTTATTCTTTCTTGTGGGGAGATCTGATACACATTCCACTGCCCGGCGGTGGGAGCGTGGGAATCTCACTGCTCATAATTCTTTTGATTCCGACAGGAATTTATTTCACTGTAAGGACAAGACTTTTACCAATCAGAATGTTTCCGGACATGATAAAGGCGCTGACAGGTAAAAAGGAAAATAAGGACAGCCTGTCCACGTTCCAGACACTCATTGTCTCTACGGCGACGAGAGTGGGCATGGGTAATCTGGTTGGCGTTGTGGCTGCCATATCAGTGGGAGGCGCAGGTGCGGTTTTCTGGATGTGGATAACAGCCATTATAGGTTCATCCACGGCTTTTGTGGAGGCTACACTGGCACAGCTTCACAAGGAGCCGGATCCATTGTACTCAGGCTATCGTGGAGGTCCGGCGTATTACATACACCATTACTTTGAGGATAAATCAGGCAAAAAGAAAAAACATGTTATTATAGCTGTTTTGTTTGCTATATCCGGACTAATCTGCTGGTGTGGCATAAGTCAGGTGATCAGCAATTCTGTCACATCATCCTTTGAAAATGCATTTGGCGTACCACCTATTTATACTACAATAATTCTGGTGGCAGTGGCTGCTGTAATAGTGCTTAGGAAAAATGCTACGGTAAAGGTGCTTGACATAGTTGTTCCTATCATGGCGGTGTGCTATTTTGCCATAACCATTTTTATCATAATTAAAAATATAGGCATGATGCCATCGGTTTTTTCAAGGATATTTGAGGAAGCCTTCGGTATCAGGCAGGTGGCTGCGGGAGGCTTTGGAGCGGTGCTCATGAACGGTGTAAAGAGAGGTCTTTTTTCAAATGAGGCAGGCTCAGGCTCAGCTCCATGCGCTGCAGCGGCGGCAGAGTGCGATACTCCTGTAAAGGCAGGACTGACGCAGGCGCTCGGTGTATTTATAGATACGATAGTGATTTGCAGCTGTACGGCAATGATCATGCTCACTGCACCGGAGAATATAGTGGCAGGGAAAGAGGGCATGGATTTATTACAGTCAGCTATGAGGTATCATCTTGGAGATTTTGGAGTTATTTTTATAGCAGTCACATTGTTTTTATTCAGCTTTTCCACCTTCCTTGGTATACTTTTTTATGCAAGGAGTAATGTTGCGTACCTGTTTGGGGATAACTGGATTTCACAGACCATGTACAAGGTGCTGGCTCTTGTTATGCTGTTTGTAGGCGGTATCGCGGCATACACATTTGTCTGGGATCTCGGAGATGTAGGAATCGGCCTTATGACTATATTCAATACAGGTATTCTCTATCTGATGGGTGGACAGGCAATAAAGGAGCTGCGAGTCTTTGAGGAGAGTAATAAAGCACAAAGCAATAGTCAATGCTCACAGCAGGGTGATAACGTAACGCAATAA